From Medicago truncatula cultivar Jemalong A17 chromosome 7, MtrunA17r5.0-ANR, whole genome shotgun sequence, a single genomic window includes:
- the LOC25499758 gene encoding ion channel CASTOR isoform X3, with protein sequence MLVFAMMLGLVSDGISDKFDSLRKGKSEVVEKNHTLILGWSDKLGSLLNQLSIANESLGGGTVVVMAERDKEEMELDIARMEFEFKGTSVICRSGSPLILADLRKVSVSKARAIIVLAEDGNADQSDARALRTVLSLTGVKEGLRGHIVVELSDLDNEVLVKLVGGDLVETVVAHDVIGRLMIQCARQPGLAQIWEDILGFENCEFYIKRWPQLDDMQFEDVLISFPAAIPCGIKVASYGGKIILNPDDSYVMQEGDEVLVIAEDDDTYAPTSLPNKVWRGSLPKDFVFPRSAERILFCGWRRDMEDMIMVLDASLAHNSELWMFNDVPEKEREKKLTDGGLDINRLENIILVNREGNAVIRRHLESLPLESFDSILILADESVEDSAIQADSRSLATLLLIRDIQARRLPYPAMASQAHGGSFSKGSWIGEMKQASDKTVIISEILDPRTKNLLSMSKISDYVLSNELVSMALAMVAEDRQINSVLEELFAEQGNEMHIRQADLYLHESEKLSFYEIMLRARQRREILIGYRLANAERAVINPPAKSDKWKWSLKDVFVVITEKE encoded by the exons ATGCTTGTATTTGCAATGATGCTTGGACTTGTGTCCGATGGAATTTCCGACAAGTTTGATTCACTAAGGAAAGGTAAAAGCGAGGTGGTCGAGAAAAATCATACTTTGATTCTTGGTTGGAGTGATAAATTG GGTTCATTGCTAAATCAACTTTCCATAGCCAATGAGAGTTTGGGTGGAGGAACTGTTGTAGTGATGGCTGAGCGAGACAAGGAAGAAATGGAGCTTGACATTGCAAGAATGGAGTTTGAATTCAAAGGAACATCTGTTATATGCAGAAGTGGCAGCCCCCTCATTCTGGCTGATCTGAGAAAG GTTTCTGTTTCAAAGGCTCGTGCAATAATTGTCCTTGCTGAAGATGGGAACGCTGATCAG AGTGATGCCCGAGCTCTGAGAACAGTCTTAAGTCTGACTGGAGTCAAAGAAGGATTACGAGGGCACATAGTGGTTGAATTGAGTGATCTGGACAATGAGGTCCTTGTTAAACTTGTGGGAGGTGATCTTGTTGAAACTGTTGTAGCTCATGACGTCATTGGTCGCTTGATGATTCAATGTGCTCGGCAGCCTGGACTTGCACAG ATTTGGGAAGATATACttggttttgaaaattgtgaattcTATATCAAAAGATGGCCACAGTTAGATGACATGCAATTTGAAGATGTATTAATCAGCTTTCCGGCTGCAATTCCGTGTGGAATCAAAGTTGCATCATATGGtggtaaaattattttgaatccAGATGACTCCTATGTTATGCAAGAAGGAGATGAAGTTTTGGTTATTGCAGAAGATGATGACACCTATGCCCCCACGTCCTTGCCTAATAAG GTATGGAGGGGAAGCTTACCAAAAGACTTTGTTTTTCCGAGGTCTGCAGAGAGAATACTTTTTTGCGGCTGGAGGCGTGATATGGAGGACATGATCATG GTTCTGGATGCATCTCTAGCACATAATTCAGAGCTTTGGATGTTCAATGATGTTCCAGAAAAGGAGAGGGAAAAGAAGTTAACTGATGGTGGCTTAGACATAAATCGGTTGGAAAACATAATACTGGTTAATCGTGAGGGCAATGCTGTTATACGTCGTCACTTGGAAAGCCTTCCGTTGGAATCATTTGATTCA ATACTGATTTTGGCAGATGAATCCGTTGAGGATTCAGCAATTCAAGCTGACTCTAGATCTCTTGCCACTCTCCTTTTAATTCGTGACATACAA GCTAGACGTCTTCCTTATCCAGCTATGGCCAGTCAAGCTCATGGAGGGAGCTTCTCAAAAGGCTCATGGATTGGGGAAATGAAGCAGGCTTCAGATAAAACAGTTATAATTAGTGAAATTTTGGATCCTAGGACAAAAAACCTTTTATCTATGTCAAAAATTAGTGATTATGTTTTATCAAATGAACTTGTCAGCATGGCTTTGGCCATGGTTGCAGAAGATCGGCAAATAAACAGTGTATTGGAGGAGCTATTTGCGGAGCAG GGAAATGAAATGCATATACGGCAAGCAGATCTATACCTCCATGAGAGTGAGAAATTGAGTTTCTATGAAATAATGTTACGAGCTCGGCAAAGGAGAGAGATTTTGATTGGATACCGTTTAGCGAATGCAGAAAGGGCAGTTATTAACCCCCCGGCAAAGAGTGACAAATGGAAGTGGTCGCTCAAGGATGTTTTTGTGGTGATTACTGAAAAGGAATGA
- the LOC25499758 gene encoding ion channel CASTOR isoform X1 — MSLNPEISGGRDWLFPSPSASSSKHGRRRFFSNSNCPPPVIRRRRYVRNPTPQIPAAENVKKKKKEINLICLPQFRFQFVLVTLTIAFLLLLLLLQNTHLQTQVNKLQTEVFGLNLRLHSCNHTFNVTPSRPNYSSRNLSLIFSFTLLLIPLIIFNYIHYVSKSADNNTTEQQVSLNKQIAYRLDVFLSVYPYAKPFVLLFSTLLLIFIGGFALFGVTSDDLLHCLWLSWTYVADSGNHATSQGVGPRLVALSISFGGMLVFAMMLGLVSDGISDKFDSLRKGKSEVVEKNHTLILGWSDKLGSLLNQLSIANESLGGGTVVVMAERDKEEMELDIARMEFEFKGTSVICRSGSPLILADLRKVSVSKARAIIVLAEDGNADQSDARALRTVLSLTGVKEGLRGHIVVELSDLDNEVLVKLVGGDLVETVVAHDVIGRLMIQCARQPGLAQIWEDILGFENCEFYIKRWPQLDDMQFEDVLISFPAAIPCGIKVASYGGKIILNPDDSYVMQEGDEVLVIAEDDDTYAPTSLPNKVWRGSLPKDFVFPRSAERILFCGWRRDMEDMIMVLDASLAHNSELWMFNDVPEKEREKKLTDGGLDINRLENIILVNREGNAVIRRHLESLPLESFDSILILADESVEDSAIQADSRSLATLLLIRDIQARRLPYPAMASQAHGGSFSKGSWIGEMKQASDKTVIISEILDPRTKNLLSMSKISDYVLSNELVSMALAMVAEDRQINSVLEELFAEQGNEMHIRQADLYLHESEKLSFYEIMLRARQRREILIGYRLANAERAVINPPAKSDKWKWSLKDVFVVITEKE, encoded by the exons ATGTCCCTGAATCCAGAAATATCTGGCGGCAGAGATTGGTTGTTCCCCTCGCCGTCGGCCTCTTCTTCAAAACACGGCCGCCGGCGATTCTTCTCTAACTCCAATTGTCCACCACCAGTCATTCGCCGTCGCCGCTACGTTCGAAATCCTACTCCTCAGATACCTGCTGCAGAaaatgtgaagaagaagaagaaggagattAATCTTATATGCCTCCCGCAGTTTCGTTTCCAGTTTGTTCTCGTG ACTTTGACTATTGCTTTTTTGTTGCTTCTGCTATTGCTCCAAAATACGCACCTACAAACCCAAGTAAATAAACTGCAGACTGAGGTTTTTGGCCTCAATCTCAGATTACACTCATGCAACCACACCTTCAACGTCACTCCTTCACGTCCAAACTACTCCAGCAGAAACCTCTCTCTTATTTTCTCCTTCACACTTCTACTTATCCCTCTCATCATTTTCAACTACATACACTATGTTTCTAAATCTGCTGACAACAATACAACCGAACAACAGGTTTCTCTAAACAAGCAAATTGCCTATCGCCTTGATGTTTTTTTATCGGTTTACCCATATGCTAAACCCTTTGTCTTGTTATTTTCAACGCTTCTGCTAATCTTTATTGGTGGTTTCGCCCTTTTTGGTGTAACTTCTGATGATTTGCTTCATtgcctctggctctcttggactTATGTCGCCGACTCAGGCAATCATGCCACTTCCCAAGGAGTTGGTCCAAGGTTAGTTGCGCTTTCAATTAGCTTTGGAGGGATGCTTGTATTTGCAATGATGCTTGGACTTGTGTCCGATGGAATTTCCGACAAGTTTGATTCACTAAGGAAAGGTAAAAGCGAGGTGGTCGAGAAAAATCATACTTTGATTCTTGGTTGGAGTGATAAATTG GGTTCATTGCTAAATCAACTTTCCATAGCCAATGAGAGTTTGGGTGGAGGAACTGTTGTAGTGATGGCTGAGCGAGACAAGGAAGAAATGGAGCTTGACATTGCAAGAATGGAGTTTGAATTCAAAGGAACATCTGTTATATGCAGAAGTGGCAGCCCCCTCATTCTGGCTGATCTGAGAAAG GTTTCTGTTTCAAAGGCTCGTGCAATAATTGTCCTTGCTGAAGATGGGAACGCTGATCAG AGTGATGCCCGAGCTCTGAGAACAGTCTTAAGTCTGACTGGAGTCAAAGAAGGATTACGAGGGCACATAGTGGTTGAATTGAGTGATCTGGACAATGAGGTCCTTGTTAAACTTGTGGGAGGTGATCTTGTTGAAACTGTTGTAGCTCATGACGTCATTGGTCGCTTGATGATTCAATGTGCTCGGCAGCCTGGACTTGCACAG ATTTGGGAAGATATACttggttttgaaaattgtgaattcTATATCAAAAGATGGCCACAGTTAGATGACATGCAATTTGAAGATGTATTAATCAGCTTTCCGGCTGCAATTCCGTGTGGAATCAAAGTTGCATCATATGGtggtaaaattattttgaatccAGATGACTCCTATGTTATGCAAGAAGGAGATGAAGTTTTGGTTATTGCAGAAGATGATGACACCTATGCCCCCACGTCCTTGCCTAATAAG GTATGGAGGGGAAGCTTACCAAAAGACTTTGTTTTTCCGAGGTCTGCAGAGAGAATACTTTTTTGCGGCTGGAGGCGTGATATGGAGGACATGATCATG GTTCTGGATGCATCTCTAGCACATAATTCAGAGCTTTGGATGTTCAATGATGTTCCAGAAAAGGAGAGGGAAAAGAAGTTAACTGATGGTGGCTTAGACATAAATCGGTTGGAAAACATAATACTGGTTAATCGTGAGGGCAATGCTGTTATACGTCGTCACTTGGAAAGCCTTCCGTTGGAATCATTTGATTCA ATACTGATTTTGGCAGATGAATCCGTTGAGGATTCAGCAATTCAAGCTGACTCTAGATCTCTTGCCACTCTCCTTTTAATTCGTGACATACAA GCTAGACGTCTTCCTTATCCAGCTATGGCCAGTCAAGCTCATGGAGGGAGCTTCTCAAAAGGCTCATGGATTGGGGAAATGAAGCAGGCTTCAGATAAAACAGTTATAATTAGTGAAATTTTGGATCCTAGGACAAAAAACCTTTTATCTATGTCAAAAATTAGTGATTATGTTTTATCAAATGAACTTGTCAGCATGGCTTTGGCCATGGTTGCAGAAGATCGGCAAATAAACAGTGTATTGGAGGAGCTATTTGCGGAGCAG GGAAATGAAATGCATATACGGCAAGCAGATCTATACCTCCATGAGAGTGAGAAATTGAGTTTCTATGAAATAATGTTACGAGCTCGGCAAAGGAGAGAGATTTTGATTGGATACCGTTTAGCGAATGCAGAAAGGGCAGTTATTAACCCCCCGGCAAAGAGTGACAAATGGAAGTGGTCGCTCAAGGATGTTTTTGTGGTGATTACTGAAAAGGAATGA
- the LOC25499758 gene encoding ion channel CASTOR isoform X2 yields the protein MPPAVSFPVCSRGNHATSQGVGPRLVALSISFGGMLVFAMMLGLVSDGISDKFDSLRKGKSEVVEKNHTLILGWSDKLGSLLNQLSIANESLGGGTVVVMAERDKEEMELDIARMEFEFKGTSVICRSGSPLILADLRKVSVSKARAIIVLAEDGNADQSDARALRTVLSLTGVKEGLRGHIVVELSDLDNEVLVKLVGGDLVETVVAHDVIGRLMIQCARQPGLAQIWEDILGFENCEFYIKRWPQLDDMQFEDVLISFPAAIPCGIKVASYGGKIILNPDDSYVMQEGDEVLVIAEDDDTYAPTSLPNKVWRGSLPKDFVFPRSAERILFCGWRRDMEDMIMVLDASLAHNSELWMFNDVPEKEREKKLTDGGLDINRLENIILVNREGNAVIRRHLESLPLESFDSILILADESVEDSAIQADSRSLATLLLIRDIQARRLPYPAMASQAHGGSFSKGSWIGEMKQASDKTVIISEILDPRTKNLLSMSKISDYVLSNELVSMALAMVAEDRQINSVLEELFAEQGNEMHIRQADLYLHESEKLSFYEIMLRARQRREILIGYRLANAERAVINPPAKSDKWKWSLKDVFVVITEKE from the exons ATGCCTCCCGCAGTTTCGTTTCCAGTTTGTTCTCGTG GCAATCATGCCACTTCCCAAGGAGTTGGTCCAAGGTTAGTTGCGCTTTCAATTAGCTTTGGAGGGATGCTTGTATTTGCAATGATGCTTGGACTTGTGTCCGATGGAATTTCCGACAAGTTTGATTCACTAAGGAAAGGTAAAAGCGAGGTGGTCGAGAAAAATCATACTTTGATTCTTGGTTGGAGTGATAAATTG GGTTCATTGCTAAATCAACTTTCCATAGCCAATGAGAGTTTGGGTGGAGGAACTGTTGTAGTGATGGCTGAGCGAGACAAGGAAGAAATGGAGCTTGACATTGCAAGAATGGAGTTTGAATTCAAAGGAACATCTGTTATATGCAGAAGTGGCAGCCCCCTCATTCTGGCTGATCTGAGAAAG GTTTCTGTTTCAAAGGCTCGTGCAATAATTGTCCTTGCTGAAGATGGGAACGCTGATCAG AGTGATGCCCGAGCTCTGAGAACAGTCTTAAGTCTGACTGGAGTCAAAGAAGGATTACGAGGGCACATAGTGGTTGAATTGAGTGATCTGGACAATGAGGTCCTTGTTAAACTTGTGGGAGGTGATCTTGTTGAAACTGTTGTAGCTCATGACGTCATTGGTCGCTTGATGATTCAATGTGCTCGGCAGCCTGGACTTGCACAG ATTTGGGAAGATATACttggttttgaaaattgtgaattcTATATCAAAAGATGGCCACAGTTAGATGACATGCAATTTGAAGATGTATTAATCAGCTTTCCGGCTGCAATTCCGTGTGGAATCAAAGTTGCATCATATGGtggtaaaattattttgaatccAGATGACTCCTATGTTATGCAAGAAGGAGATGAAGTTTTGGTTATTGCAGAAGATGATGACACCTATGCCCCCACGTCCTTGCCTAATAAG GTATGGAGGGGAAGCTTACCAAAAGACTTTGTTTTTCCGAGGTCTGCAGAGAGAATACTTTTTTGCGGCTGGAGGCGTGATATGGAGGACATGATCATG GTTCTGGATGCATCTCTAGCACATAATTCAGAGCTTTGGATGTTCAATGATGTTCCAGAAAAGGAGAGGGAAAAGAAGTTAACTGATGGTGGCTTAGACATAAATCGGTTGGAAAACATAATACTGGTTAATCGTGAGGGCAATGCTGTTATACGTCGTCACTTGGAAAGCCTTCCGTTGGAATCATTTGATTCA ATACTGATTTTGGCAGATGAATCCGTTGAGGATTCAGCAATTCAAGCTGACTCTAGATCTCTTGCCACTCTCCTTTTAATTCGTGACATACAA GCTAGACGTCTTCCTTATCCAGCTATGGCCAGTCAAGCTCATGGAGGGAGCTTCTCAAAAGGCTCATGGATTGGGGAAATGAAGCAGGCTTCAGATAAAACAGTTATAATTAGTGAAATTTTGGATCCTAGGACAAAAAACCTTTTATCTATGTCAAAAATTAGTGATTATGTTTTATCAAATGAACTTGTCAGCATGGCTTTGGCCATGGTTGCAGAAGATCGGCAAATAAACAGTGTATTGGAGGAGCTATTTGCGGAGCAG GGAAATGAAATGCATATACGGCAAGCAGATCTATACCTCCATGAGAGTGAGAAATTGAGTTTCTATGAAATAATGTTACGAGCTCGGCAAAGGAGAGAGATTTTGATTGGATACCGTTTAGCGAATGCAGAAAGGGCAGTTATTAACCCCCCGGCAAAGAGTGACAAATGGAAGTGGTCGCTCAAGGATGTTTTTGTGGTGATTACTGAAAAGGAATGA